In a genomic window of Physeter macrocephalus isolate SW-GA chromosome 14, ASM283717v5, whole genome shotgun sequence:
- the MYO1C gene encoding unconventional myosin-Ic, which produces MAQASNLQLPLPVTPRHKLADQRTRKSLGRGEFRLLHYAGEVTYNVTGFLDKNNDLLFRNLKETMCSSENPIMSQCFDRSELSDKKRPETVATQFKMSLLQLVEILKSKEPAYVRCIKPNDAKQPSRFDEVLIRHQVKYLGLMENLRVRRAGFAYRRKYEAFLQRYKSLCPETWPVWAGRPQDGVAVLVRHLGYKPEEYKMGRTKIFIRFPKTLFATEDALEVRRQSLATKIQATWRGFHWRQKFLRVKRSAICIQSWWRGTLGRRKAAKRKWAAQTIRRLIRGFILRHAPRCPENAFFLDHVRTSFLLNLRRQLPRNILDTSWPTPPPALREASELLRELCRKNMVWKYCRSISPEWKQQLQQKAVASEIFKGKKDNYPQSVPRLFISTRLGADEINPKVLQTLGSEPIQYAVPVVKYDRKGYKPRSRQLLLTPSAVVIVEDAKVKQRIEYAKLTGISVSSLSDSLFVLHVQREDNKQKGDVVLQSDHVIETLTKTALSADRVNSININQGSITFAGGPGRDGIIDFTTGSELLITKAKNGHLAVVAPRLNSR; this is translated from the exons ATGGCTCAGGCCAGCAATCTGCAGCTTCCTCTCCCTGTCACCCCCAGGCACAAGCTGGCTGACCAGCGGACCAGGAAATCTCTGGGCCGCGGGGAGTTCCGCCTGCTGCACTATGCTGGGGAGGTGACCTACAACGTGACCG GGTTTCTGGATAAAAACAATGACCTTCTCTTCCGGAACCTGAAGGAG ACCATGTGCAGCTCGGAAAATCCCATCATGAGCCAGTGCTTCGACCGGAGCGAGCTCAGTGACAAGAAGCGGCCAGAGACG GTGGCCACCCAGTTCAAGATGAGCCTCCTGCAGCTGGTGGAGATCCTGAAGTCTAAGGAGCCTGCCTACGTCCGCTGCATCAAGCCCAATGACGCCAAGCAGCCCA GCCGCTTTGACGAGGTGCTGATCCGGCACCAGGTGAAATACCTGGGGCTGATGGAGAACCTGCGCGTGCGCAGAGCCGGCTTTGCCTATCGCCGCAAATACGAGGctttcctgcagag GTACAAGTCACTGTGCCCAGAGACATGGCCCGTATGGGCAGGACGGCCCCAGGATGGCGTGGCTGTGCTGGTCAGGCACCTCGGCTACAAGCCGGAAGAGTACAAGATGGGCAG GACCAAGATCTTCATCCGCTTCCCCAAGACCCTGTTTGCCACAGAGGATGCCTTGGAGGTCCGGCGGCAGAGCCTGG CCACGAAGATCCAGGCCACCTGGAGGGGCTTTCACTGGCGGCAGAAATTCCTCCGGGTGAAGCGATCAG CCATCTGCATCCAGTCGTGGTGGCGAGGAACCCTGGGCCGGAGGAAGGCAGCCAAGAGGAAGTGGGCAGCACAGACCATCCGGCG GCTCATCCGCGGCTTCATTCTGCGCCACGCACCCCGTTGCCCCGAGAATGCCTTCTTCCTGGATCACGTGCGCACCTCTTTTTTGCTCAACCTGCGGCGGCAGCTGCCCCGGAATATCCTGGACACTTCCTGGCCCACACCGCCACCTGCTCTGCGTGAG GCCTCAGAGCTGCTGCGGGAGCTGTGCCGGAAGAACATGGTATGGAAGTACTGCCGCAGCATCAGCCCTGAGTGGAAGCAGCAG CTGCAGCAGAAAGCCGTGGCTAGTGAGATCTTCAAGGGCAAGAAGGACAATTACCCCCAGAGCGTCCCCAGGCTCTTCATCAGCACACGGCTTG GTGCAGATGAGATCAACCCCAAAGTGCTGCAGACCCTGGGCTCTGAGCCCATCCAG TACGCCGTGCCCGTCGTGAAATATGACCGCAAGGGCTACAAGCCCCGCTCCCGGCAGCTGCTGCTGACGCCCAGCGCCGTGGTCATCGTGGAGGATGCCAAAGTCAAGCAGAGGATTGAGTACGCCAAGCTGACAG GAATCTCCGTCAGCAGCCTGAGCGACAGCCTCTTTGTGCTCCACGTGCAGCGTGAGGACAATAAGCAGAAG GGGGACGTGGTGCTGCAGAGTGACCATGTGATTGAGACACTGACCAAGACGGCCCTCAGCGCCGACCGTGTGAACAGCATCAACATCAACCAGGgcag CATCACCTTCGCAGGGGGTCCCGGCAGGGATGGCATCATCGACTTCACGACCGGCTCGGAGCTGCTCATCACCAAAGCCAAGAACGGGCACCTGgctgtg GTGGCCCCACGGCTGAACTCTCGGTGA